The Streptomyces phaeolivaceus genome has a window encoding:
- a CDS encoding YncE family protein, which translates to MHLRRRAAGVALVLAATSFNLLGAPGTAAAQSQGGIVLPLRSHWQTLADSRHVYVSSPGDDAVLATDHDGQVVKKVEGLDGARGMAESADESTLYVALPDADAISVIDTATLTETRRVSTGTDTEPESVALAGDRLFSGYQATVFDAGIGSVAIAEANPTVRLDDNPVWYGKPRLASSSGAPDRLVAAETGRQLPLQ; encoded by the coding sequence GTGCATTTACGAAGACGTGCGGCGGGTGTCGCGCTGGTCCTGGCCGCCACGTCGTTCAATCTGCTCGGTGCCCCCGGCACGGCAGCGGCACAGTCCCAGGGCGGCATCGTCCTGCCCCTGCGGTCGCACTGGCAGACCCTCGCCGACAGCCGCCATGTGTATGTCAGCTCGCCCGGCGACGACGCTGTGCTGGCCACCGACCACGACGGGCAGGTCGTGAAGAAGGTGGAGGGTCTCGACGGGGCGCGGGGCATGGCCGAGTCGGCCGACGAGTCCACCCTGTACGTGGCGCTCCCGGACGCTGACGCGATCTCCGTCATCGACACCGCGACCTTGACCGAGACGCGGCGCGTCTCCACAGGGACCGACACCGAACCGGAGAGCGTAGCCCTCGCCGGCGACCGGCTTTTCTCCGGCTACCAGGCGACCGTCTTCGACGCCGGCATCGGGTCGGTCGCCATCGCCGAGGCGAACCCGACCGTCCGCCTGGACGACAACCCCGTCTGGTACGGCAAGCCACGGCTCGCCTCGTCGTCGGGTGCGCCCGACCGGCTCGTGGCCGCGGAGACGGGACGGCAGCTTCCACTTCAGTGA
- the brxD gene encoding BREX system ATP-binding protein BrxD, which translates to MSTTGSQRPAQVSVARRRTVIDALRRGAVPDSGLDLLATGLDRFEAALDAELDAVASGGSVFKAVRGEYGSGKTFFTRWLGERAKRRNFAVAEIQISENETPLHRLETVYRRLTERLTTSSFPASALRPVVDAWFYALEEDALAAGATEDDLPGEVEKLLVARLAEVSRHAPSFATALRGYRAALADGDEATAAAVLAWLGGQPHVAASARRSAGVRGDLDHFGALGFLQGLLTVLRDSGHTGLFVVLDEVETLQRVRSDARDKALNALRQLIDEVHSGRFPGLYLVITGTPAFYDGQQGVQRLAPLAQRLATDFTTDPRFDNPRAVQIRLPGFNQESLVGLGLTIRDLYADAAEAPDRVRKVVDDVYVADLAVAVGGALGGKVGVAPRLFLKKLVGDVLDRVDQFDDFDPRQHYRLTVVGSELTDVERNLAAAVSGDSASADDIDLEL; encoded by the coding sequence GTGAGCACCACCGGATCCCAGCGCCCCGCCCAGGTGAGCGTCGCCCGCCGCCGCACCGTCATCGATGCCCTGCGACGCGGTGCCGTGCCCGACAGCGGTCTCGACCTGCTGGCCACCGGACTCGACCGGTTCGAAGCGGCTCTGGACGCGGAACTGGACGCCGTGGCGTCCGGCGGGTCCGTGTTCAAGGCCGTGCGGGGCGAGTACGGGTCCGGCAAGACGTTCTTCACCCGCTGGTTGGGGGAGCGGGCCAAGCGCCGTAACTTCGCCGTGGCCGAGATCCAGATCTCGGAGAACGAGACACCGCTGCACAGGCTGGAGACGGTCTACCGGCGGCTCACCGAGCGCCTCACCACGTCCAGCTTCCCCGCGAGCGCTCTCCGACCAGTCGTCGATGCCTGGTTCTACGCCCTGGAGGAGGACGCCCTCGCCGCCGGTGCGACCGAGGACGATCTTCCGGGAGAGGTGGAGAAGCTGCTCGTCGCGCGGCTCGCCGAGGTCTCCCGGCACGCCCCGTCGTTCGCCACCGCGCTGCGCGGCTACCGTGCCGCCCTCGCCGATGGTGACGAGGCGACCGCCGCGGCCGTCCTGGCCTGGCTCGGCGGCCAGCCGCACGTGGCAGCCTCCGCCCGCAGGTCTGCCGGGGTGCGCGGCGACCTCGACCACTTCGGTGCACTCGGTTTCCTGCAGGGGCTCCTCACGGTGCTGCGCGACTCGGGACACACTGGGCTGTTCGTCGTCCTCGACGAGGTGGAGACGTTGCAGCGGGTCCGGTCGGACGCCCGGGACAAGGCACTCAACGCGCTGCGACAGCTCATCGACGAGGTGCACTCGGGCCGTTTCCCCGGCCTGTATCTGGTGATCACGGGTACCCCGGCCTTCTACGACGGTCAGCAGGGTGTGCAGCGGCTGGCACCGCTGGCCCAGCGGCTGGCCACCGACTTCACCACCGACCCGCGCTTCGACAACCCTCGCGCCGTGCAGATCAGGCTTCCCGGCTTCAACCAGGAGTCCTTGGTCGGACTCGGCCTCACCATCCGTGACCTGTACGCCGATGCCGCAGAAGCTCCCGACCGTGTGCGGAAGGTCGTCGACGACGTGTATGTCGCGGACCTCGCGGTGGCCGTCGGCGGGGCACTGGGAGGGAAGGTCGGAGTGGCTCCCCGGCTGTTCCTGAAGAAACTCGTCGGGGATGTACTCGACCGCGTGGACCAGTTCGACGACTTCGACCCCCGGCAGCACTACCGACTCACGGTCGTCGGCAGCGAACTCACCGACGTCGAGCGAAATCTGGCGGCCGCGGTCTCCGGAGACTCCGCGTCGGCCGATGACATCGACCTGGAGCTGTAA
- a CDS encoding DEAD/DEAH box helicase, whose amino-acid sequence MADAGLPAGKDPGDEDVDVLDRLDPVVLHHIVNTLGWPDLRPLQRAAIPPLMEGQDAVLLAPTAGGKTEAACFPLLSAMAEQKWTGTSVLYLCPLKALLNNLVGRVDTYAQWLGRRAALWHGDTKESQRQRIRAEAPDILLTTPESLEAMLIGVKTDHARLLGSVRAVVVDEVHAFAGDDRGWHLLAVLERLERVTGRPIQRVGLSATVGNPAELLHWLQGAGVGRRTGQVVAPGVRLPATGGSGHGDKASIESPSRPAGEVELDYVGSLDNAAKLIAALHRGEKRLVFCDSRRQVEELGAALRAREVTVFLSHASLSVDERTRSEQAFAEARDCVIVSTSTLELGIDVGDLERVIQIDSPASVASFLQRIGRTGRRSGTVRNCLFLTTRKDTLLQAAGLLLLWSRGWVEPVVPPPEPRHLVAQQLLAVTLQQHKLGDQLWDRQWNGLAPFDKSAAPILRFLTEEGFLDSDGGMLFVGPEAERRFGKRHFIELTASFTAPPQFTVLSGRTEIGRTDPSVLTEERPGPRRLLLGGRSWQVTYIDWLRKRVFVEPADSGGIAKWMNGGVVGLSYALTRAMREVLLGTAPPVSLTRRAEACLAEQRETDAPETVHPGGTLITRVGSDVRWWTWAGYRANATLAATLQSVADPLQRPTDSWLRLRENLTPADWRAARDSVGENLVLPDVDRRAVRGLKFSAALPERLAVATVASRLADFDGARSVLGESVRFQYGG is encoded by the coding sequence ATGGCGGACGCGGGACTCCCGGCCGGGAAAGACCCGGGTGACGAGGACGTCGACGTACTCGACCGACTCGACCCCGTCGTCCTGCATCACATCGTCAACACCCTCGGCTGGCCCGATCTGCGCCCCCTGCAGCGGGCGGCGATCCCCCCGCTCATGGAGGGGCAGGACGCCGTACTGCTGGCTCCGACGGCGGGGGGCAAGACCGAGGCGGCCTGCTTCCCCCTGCTGTCGGCGATGGCCGAGCAGAAGTGGACAGGCACATCCGTGCTGTACCTGTGCCCGCTCAAGGCACTCCTCAACAACCTGGTCGGCCGCGTCGACACGTACGCCCAGTGGCTGGGGCGCCGGGCCGCGCTCTGGCACGGCGACACCAAGGAATCGCAACGGCAGCGCATCCGGGCCGAGGCACCGGACATCCTGCTGACCACGCCCGAGTCGCTCGAAGCGATGCTGATCGGCGTCAAGACCGATCATGCCCGCCTGCTGGGGAGCGTGCGGGCCGTCGTCGTCGACGAAGTGCACGCGTTCGCGGGGGACGACCGTGGATGGCACCTGTTGGCCGTGCTCGAACGGTTGGAACGGGTCACCGGACGGCCCATCCAGCGCGTCGGACTCTCGGCGACCGTCGGCAACCCGGCCGAGCTGCTGCACTGGCTGCAAGGCGCGGGCGTCGGCCGTCGCACCGGTCAGGTCGTCGCCCCCGGAGTGCGTCTGCCGGCCACCGGCGGCAGCGGACACGGCGACAAGGCGAGCATCGAGTCGCCCAGCAGGCCTGCGGGCGAAGTGGAACTCGACTACGTCGGCTCCCTCGACAACGCGGCCAAACTCATCGCGGCGCTGCACAGAGGAGAGAAGCGGCTCGTCTTCTGCGACTCGCGCCGCCAGGTCGAAGAGCTGGGCGCGGCGCTTCGCGCGCGCGAGGTGACCGTCTTCCTGTCTCACGCCTCGCTCTCCGTCGATGAACGCACCCGTTCCGAGCAGGCGTTCGCCGAGGCGCGCGACTGCGTCATCGTCTCCACGTCAACTCTCGAACTCGGCATTGACGTCGGCGACTTGGAACGCGTCATCCAGATCGACTCACCGGCCTCCGTCGCCTCGTTCCTGCAGCGCATCGGCCGCACCGGCAGGCGGTCCGGCACCGTGCGGAACTGTCTGTTCCTCACCACCCGCAAGGACACGTTGCTGCAGGCGGCGGGGTTGTTGCTGCTGTGGTCGCGGGGCTGGGTGGAACCGGTCGTCCCGCCGCCGGAGCCGCGTCACCTGGTGGCTCAGCAATTGCTCGCCGTGACCTTGCAACAGCACAAGCTCGGTGACCAGTTGTGGGATCGGCAGTGGAACGGCCTTGCGCCTTTCGACAAGTCGGCTGCCCCGATCCTGCGCTTCCTCACCGAGGAGGGCTTTCTCGACAGCGACGGTGGGATGCTGTTCGTCGGCCCAGAGGCGGAACGCCGCTTCGGCAAACGCCACTTCATCGAACTCACCGCGTCTTTTACCGCGCCTCCGCAGTTCACCGTCCTGTCCGGACGGACGGAGATCGGCCGCACCGACCCGAGTGTGCTCACAGAGGAGCGCCCCGGCCCCAGGCGGTTGCTGCTCGGCGGACGCAGTTGGCAGGTCACGTACATCGACTGGCTGCGCAAACGGGTCTTCGTCGAACCGGCAGACAGCGGTGGAATCGCCAAGTGGATGAACGGTGGCGTCGTCGGACTGTCATACGCCCTGACGCGCGCCATGCGCGAGGTGCTGCTGGGCACGGCCCCGCCGGTCTCCCTCACCCGGCGTGCGGAGGCATGCCTGGCCGAACAGCGTGAGACCGACGCACCTGAGACCGTCCACCCGGGTGGCACGTTGATCACGCGCGTCGGCTCAGACGTCCGTTGGTGGACCTGGGCCGGCTATCGCGCCAACGCCACCTTGGCAGCCACACTCCAGTCGGTCGCCGATCCCCTGCAACGGCCCACCGACAGCTGGCTGCGCCTGCGCGAGAACCTCACTCCGGCCGACTGGCGTGCGGCTCGTGACAGCGTCGGCGAGAACCTCGTACTGCCAGACGTGGACCGCCGGGCTGTGCGCGGCCTGAAGTTCTCCGCGGCCCTTCCGGAACGCCTCGCCGTGGCCACAGTGGCGTCCCGCTTGGCCGACTTCGATGGCGCCCGCTCGGTGCTCGGAGAGTCGGTGCGTTTCCAGTACGGCGGCTGA